The Candidatus Rubidus massiliensis DNA segment TTCTATAAAAAAAGGAAGATCTTTTCCTTGAGAAAAAATTTCTTCAGCAACTTCAAAGGCGACACTTAAAGTTTGATTTTCTACAGCCTTATCAATCTTGAATAAAATCTCTTTTGAGGTGATGCCTAAGATTGAAATTACATTGTTAGTGGTAATCTTTCCGTCGCTAAACGCAATAATCTGATCAAAAATTGATTCAGCGTCGCGAAGTCCACCTTCAGCTCTTGCTACGATTATTTGTAAAGCTTCTTCTTCTACGATTAGCTGAAGATCGTTGGCTATTTTTTGAAGCTTTGTAAATATTTCCTGAGGGGAAATTCGTTTTAAATGAAATCGTTGGCATCTGCTTAAGATTGTTGGCAAAACTTTATGGGGTTCAGTAGTTGCAAAGAAGAATTTAACTTTTGCAGGAGGCTCTTCAAGGGTTTTTAACAAAGCGTTAAATGCTTCTTTTGTCAGCATATGCACTTCGTCAATGATATATATTTTATATTTACCTGAAGAAGAGGCATAAGCCACTGTTTCATTAATTTGACGAATATCATCAATACCTCGATGAGAGGCACCGTCAATTTCTAACACATCAAGGGAATTTCCTAATGCAATTTCGCGACAAGATTGACATTGATTACAAGGCTCAAAATCTTGGCTTGGATTTTGACAATTTAAAGCTTTTGCAAATACACGGGCTGTCGTCGTTTTGCCAGTTCCTCTGGATCCGCAAAACAAGTAAGCATGAGCTAAGCGCTGGTGTTTTATTGCATTCTTTAAAGTGTTGACTATTTCGTTTTGACCAACAATTTCTGAAAAAACTTGAGGACGATAACGTCTTGCTAAAACTTTATACTCAGTCATAGGATTTTAACAGATCCTTAAAATTTAAATATACTGGAGTATATCATGTCCTTCTAATGCTGTCCAGGCATGTGCAATCATAGAATCCAAATCAGAATACTTAGGAGTCCATTTAAGTTCTTTGTAAGCTAAAGAAGCATCTGCAATTAAAGTGACTGGATCCCCCTCTCTTCTATTTCCAAATGTAAATGTAAGCTTTTTTCCGGTGATTTCTTCAGCTTTTTTTATTACTTCTAAAACAGAATATCCTTGCCCATTTCCTAAATTATAAATAGTGCTTTTATTTTGGTTCCATAACTGTTCCATAGCTTTTATATGAGCTTCTGCAAGATCCCAAACATGAATGTAATCCCTAATACAAGTCCCATCAGGGGTAGGATAATCGTTACCATAAACAATGACAGACCCTTGCAATTTTTTTAAACTACGTAAAACTCGTGGGATCAAGTTTCCTTGATAAGCTTGGTAATTTTTGATTTCACCTTCAGGATCCCCTCCAGCAGCATTAAAATAGCGAAGACATGAAGATTTTAATCCATAGGCAACATCAAAATCAGCTAAGATTTTTTCTATCATAAGCTTTGATTGTCCGTAAGGATTGATTGGATTGCAGATAGATGATTCCTTGATTGGTACTTGCGATGGGGTGCCATATACGGCAGCTGATGAAGAAAAAATAAAATATTTTATATTGTATTCCCTCATAGCATCTAACAAAAATAATGTGTCACAGACATTATTTTTGTAGTATTGACTAGGCTCTTTTACAGATTCACCAACATTAATTAAAGCAGCAAAATGAAAGACTGTTTTGATATTATGTGTTTTAAATATTTGTTTTAATAAAACTTTATCAGCAAGTTCTCCTTTATAAAAGGTAGCATTCAATAGTGTTCTTTCATCACCGGTGCTCAAATTATCTAATACGATAGGATTGTAATTTCTTTTTTTCAAAAGCTTGACAATATTTGAACCGATATAGCCAGCTCCACCGACAACTAAAACATCATTTTTCATAAACTTCTAAGTTATTATTAATTGCGCCCATTATATATAACAAATCATTAAAGTGAGTAAGAATTTCATCCTCAACACTATTTGAGTGAGAATTTCTACTATTATCAATTGTTTTTCTTTCATCTTTAACAACAATAGATTTATTTTCAATTTTAATGATTTTATCAAAAGATAAAGTAATTTTGGCAATCACTTGGTAACCTTCTTTACCAAGCGTTCCTAACAGCTTCATTTTTATTTTTAAAGGGTTATAGTTTATTATAACGTCAGTGTTTACCCAACGCACAGCTTCTGGTATTTGTCCATTATATAATCTATAAAAAGCTAGGTTAATCCGATCAAACAAAAATTTTCTTGAGATTTGATTAAAAATAAGAATAAAGGGACTTAGCCATTTGTATTCTTGTGTGTTTAAAATGTCTGTTAATTTTTCAATAACTTTAGATGAATTGCCTTCTTTTTTTTCTTGAAGAAATAAATGACTAATATCTTTTCCGTAAAGTTTAGCGCAATAGAGTAGGTAATCATAGATATTACTTTTTAGTAATAAAGCTTGCTCTTTAGCAGAGAGTTTTTTGGGTGAATGATTAACATTTGCCTTAAAAGAAACAAACGATAAATGATTAAAATTTAGTTTTTCATCCCCATATTTTTTTATTAAACTAACAAAATCTTCTAAAATCGCTTCCCAAGTTAAACGGTTGTAGTTTAAAAAAAGGGTTTTTTCTTGATCTAATCTAGAATCTGTTAATTGTTTCACATGTTTGCTTATATCTTCTAAGATAGTGCCTAAGTCTGAAAAATCATTATTATTTTTCTTTTTTTTTATAAAATTTAAAAAGTTATCAATGATTTTAGGATGTTTTTTTGTTTGCTTAAAATCATACTCTGAAATTGTTTTTAATATAGCTCTATATTTATGGAGAGCTTCTGGAAACGGGATGTCGCGACTTAACTTTTTATTCCCCAGATTTAAGACTTGAGTTAAAATTTCTAAATTATGCTTATTCGATAAGTTAGTATTTAATTGCAAAAGTGGAAAATAAAGTTCTGTTGCCGTCTTCTCCATAGATAAATGGAAATAAGTGCCAACTCTTCGTTTTAATGGAGTTTTTGGATTTAACTCAGGTCCCTCTTTAATATCTTTAATCCTTTTTTCAACTAAAGTTTGAATTTTTCTGAGTTGTTCTAAATCAGTGATCCCTTGTATAAAATTTTCAATCGTTGCACTCCGTCTTGGAGGGGAAGGGGTGGTAGAGCGCTTTTTATTTAGCATGATATAATTCTTAGGTGAATCAGAGGCTGATATATCTAAAGAAGATGTGCGAAAAAAGTCACTTGATTGTGTTGGAGAATCCGTA contains these protein-coding regions:
- the dnaX_1 gene encoding DNA polymerase III subunit gamma/tau produces the protein MTEYKVLARRYRPQVFSEIVGQNEIVNTLKNAIKHQRLAHAYLFCGSRGTGKTTTARVFAKALNCQNPSQDFEPCNQCQSCREIALGNSLDVLEIDGASHRGIDDIRQINETVAYASSSGKYKIYIIDEVHMLTKEAFNALLKTLEEPPAKVKFFFATTEPHKVLPTILSRCQRFHLKRISPQEIFTKLQKIANDLQLIVEEEALQIIVARAEGGLRDAESIFDQIIAFSDGKITTNNVISILGITSKEILFKIDKAVENQTLSVAFEVAEEIFSQGKDLPFFIENLCEHYRNLLSLKIGKPLSNVLNSKNDIESYQNSLAIYTQEQCLTILDLLIEGQNELKTGFSPRIFLEALLLKIIRIKQKISVEALVQKLVELEKKLESKQETIIEVQQEITKTEAKPGISKVEGKQTELKKEVPKPTPSITIDPSPSIKDIPLASKKKQSEETKAPPTFSQDKISRYDTILQFAAVELEGTIQKK
- the galE_2 gene encoding UDP-glucose 4-epimerase, with the translated sequence MKNDVLVVGGAGYIGSNIVKLLKKRNYNPIVLDNLSTGDERTLLNATFYKGELADKVLLKQIFKTHNIKTVFHFAALINVGESVKEPSQYYKNNVCDTLFLLDAMREYNIKYFIFSSSAAVYGTPSQVPIKESSICNPINPYGQSKLMIEKILADFDVAYGLKSSCLRYFNAAGGDPEGEIKNYQAYQGNLIPRVLRSLKKLQGSVIVYGNDYPTPDGTCIRDYIHVWDLAEAHIKAMEQLWNQNKSTIYNLGNGQGYSVLEVIKKAEEITGKKLTFTFGNRREGDPVTLIADASLAYKELKWTPKYSDLDSMIAHAWTALEGHDILQYI